The Campylobacter concisus DNA window ATGCCATTTTTGGAAATATTGAAAATGATAAATTTATAGCAACAAATGGTGGAAAATACGGCTCTGGCATGATAGATCATATTTTAAAAAGCACTTTTATGTTTTTAACTAGCCCAGATCAAAGCGAAATTTTGCAAAATAGTGAAATTTCTCTTATAAAACTTCCATAAAATCTTGACAAATGAAAAACAATCTGATAGAATGCGGACTTCATTTTAACTGCGGGAATAGCTCAGGGGTAGAGCACAACCTTGCCAAGGTTGGGGTCGCGAGTTCGAATCTCGTTTCCCGCTCCATCTTTTTTATACTAATTTTTTTATTTTCCATAAAACTTTTTGCAAATGAAGTCAACATCTATCCAATGTATTGCGTTATAAATGATCAAATTTCGCTTAGTACTTTTGGCTTTGATGGCGAAGACAATGAAATTTTAAACCTAGAGGGCAAAAGAGCAGCCAAGATAGATAGCAAAAAACTCTATGAAATTCTAACAGCAAATTTTAAAACATATAATGACAAAAGTGGCGGAAGCGTTGCTTTTGTAAAGAACTGCTCTATTATGGATGAGATTCAAATGCGATTTTTAAGATCAATTAGCGATGAATATCCTGGTATCAGCATAAGTGACCTTAGTATTAGCCCACAAAATAAGCTTCCAGTAAATTTCAAAGAACTCGTTCTAAAAAATATCTTTTTAGGTGATCAAAATAGTCAAAAAGGTACATTTAGAGCATCATTTGAGGATGTTGACCTGAGTCTAAAAAGCATCTATTTTAAATTTAGCTTTAACGCTAAGATGCCAGCCTTCATAGCAATAAATTCAATGAATACAAACCATATTTTAAGCCTACTTGACTATCAGCCAACGATGATCGAGTTTGGCAAATGGCCAAAAGATGCACTTTCTAACTCAAATAGCTTAGCTCTTATAACAAAAGTGCAGATAAAAAGCGGCGAAATTTTAACCAAGCGTCAGTTTAATGCCATAAATTTAGTAAAAAAAGGTCAAATGCTAAATGCAGTCTTGAGTGAGGATGGGGTTAAGATAATAGCTGAAGTAAAGGCACTTGAGGATGGAAATTTAGGTGATATGATAAAGATAAGAACAAAAGATAATAAAATTTTACAGGCCACAGTTTCAGGTAAAGACGAGGCAGTGATAAGATGAAAAAGATAGTATTTGCAGCCACTGGAGCAAGCGGAGCTGGACTTTTTCTAAAGCTAGTAAATGCCGCCAAATATAGTTGCGAGGCGCACGTCATAGTTAGTAAAAATGCCATGAAAGTCTTGGAGGCTGAGGAGAATTTGAGGCTAAATTTAGATGATCTTGGCGTAAAAATTTATGACGACCAAGATCTTAGCGCAGGCCCAGCTTCTGGCTCATTTGGCACGGATGCCATGATCATAGCACCCTGCTCTACTAATACTTTAGCAAAAGTTGCAAACGGCATAAGCGACACGCTCATCACAAGGGCCGCAAGTGTCGCGCTAAAGGAGAGGCAAAGGCTAGTTTTGGGAGTTAGAGAGATGCCGTTTTCTGCGATCGCACTTTCTCAGATGCAGCTACTCTCATCTCTTGGGGCCATCATCGCACCCCCAGTTTTAGGCTACTACACAGGTATAAAGAGCCTTCTTGATATGGAAAATTTCATCATCGGCAAGTGGCTTGATGCCTTAAAAATTGAAAATAATCTTTACAAAAGGTGGCAAATTTGAAAAAATCTTGCATCTATCCAGGTACATTTGATCCCATTACAAACGGCCATTTGGACGTTATCATAAGAGCTACGAAAATTTTTGACAAAGTGATCGTCGCAGTCGCAAAAAGTGACAGCAAACAGCCGATGTTTGCACACGAAAAACGCATCGAAATGGCAAAAGAAGCAGTTTGCGAGCTAAAAAACGTAAGCGTTCTTGGCTTTGATAACTTGCTTGTTGATTTTGCTAAATCGCACGGCATAAATACCGTCATCAGGGGGCTTCGCGCGGTTAGTGACTTCGAGTACGAGCTACAAATCGGCTATGCAAACGCTGCACTTTGGGATGAATTTGAGACGGTTTATCTTATGCCAAGCTTAAATAACGCCTTCATCTCAAGCTCGATCGTCCGCTCAGTCTTGCGCCACGACGGCGATGTGAGCAACCTAGTGCCAGCAAAAATTCTAAAAAATTTAAAGGCGTAAAATGTATGTTTTGTTTGAAGGCATTGACGGCGTTGGCAAGAGCACACAGATAGAAATTTTAGCTTCTAAATTTAGTGATGCCATCGTCACAAAAGAGCCAGGCGGCACGCAGCTTGGTGAAAATTTACGAGAAATTTTACTAAGCTCGAGCATAAAAATCGGCAAAAGGGCTGAAATTTTGCTTTTTTTAGCTGACAGGGCTGAGCATTTTGAAAAGCTAGTCGCTCCAAATTTAAGTAGGCTAATACTTAGCGATAGAGGCTTTATCTCTGGCATCGCCTACGCTTTGGCAAATGATGAAAACTTAGATGAAAGCGTGCTTTTAGAGCTTAATAAGTTTGCACTAAATGATAAATTTGCAGACAAGATCATCTTTTTTGAAGCAAGCCATGAGCTTATAAGCTCGCGCCTAAAAAGTAGAGGCACAAGCGATAAGATAGAGGCTCGCGGTCTAGAGTATCTTTTAAAAGTGCAAAGCCTGATGAAGCAAATTCTTATCAAAAATGGCTTTGAGACGCTTTTTGTAGACGCATCTAAAAGCATAGAGCTAATTTCAAAAGAAATAGAAAATTTTATAAATTTTAAGTAAAATCACAAAAAATAAAAAAAGGATAATGCGATGATAACGGCACTTCGTGGCATGAAAGATATACTTCCAGCTCGCGCGAAACTTTACGCACAGATAATAAAAACCTGCGAGGAAGTCGCAAAAAACTACGGATATGAGCAAATTTTGACCCCGCATCTCGAGGAGACGGCGCTTTTTAAAAGAAGTGTCGGCGAGAGTAGCGACATTGTGGGCAAAGAGATGTATCAGTTTGAAGACAAAGGCGGTAACGACGTTTGCTTGCGACCTGAGGGCACGGCTGGCGTGGTTAGAGCGTTTATCGAGGCAAAACTTGACAGGGCAAATGTGACAAAACGCTGCTTTTATCACGGCTCAATGTTTCGCTACGAGCGCCCACAAAAAGGCCGCTTAAGAGAGTTTCACCAGTTTGGCTGTGAGTGTTTTGGTGAGGGCAGCGTCTATGAGGATGCGAGCATTATCTTGATGGTGAGCGAAATTTTTAACAGGCTAAATATCAAAACAACCCTAAAAATAAACTCCCTTGGCGACGAGAGCTCGATGAAGTCTTACAAAGCAAAGCTTGTCAAATTTTTAGATAAAAATGACGATAAAATTTGCGAAGACTGCAAAAGACGAAAGCTTTTAAATCCTATCCGCGTGCTTGACTGCAAGGTAGAGAGCTGCCAAGAAATTTATAAAAATGCCCCAGTTATCACTGATAGCTTAAGCGATGAGGCGCTGGCTGATTTTGAAAAACTGCAAGAAATTTTAACGGCAAATGGCGTTAAATTTGAGATAGACACTAAGCTAGTTCGTGGGCTTGATTATTACTGCAAGACGGCGTTTGAGTTTATTAGCAATGAGATCGGCTCACAAAGTGCAGTAGCAGGCGGAGGCAGATACGATAGGCTTGTTGAGTATCTTGGCGGTAGAGCAAGTTATGGCGTTGGCTTTGCGATGGGCGTTGAGAGGATAATGGAAATTTTAGGTGAGGCCGAGGATGAGCGAGACGGAGTTTATCTTTGCGCGCTTGATGCAGCGAATGTTGATTTTATCTATAATCTTGGCTCAAAACTTCGCAAAAAATATCAGGTTGAAATTTCTTATGAAGCCAAAAAACTTCAAAAACATCTACAAAATGCCGACAATAAAAATGTAAAAATTTTCCTTTGCGTAGGCGAAAACGAGATGAAAAAGAATAAAATTTGGTATAAAAATTTAGAAAATAAAGATGAAAAAACGATAAATTTAGATGAGCTTGAAAAGGAGCTGGGATGAATGATTTTGGACTTAGCATTTGGGGCAATTCAAATTTTGTTATAGAAGATGGCAAAGTCTGTATAAATGCAGCCAGCAAACCAGCGATCATAGACATCGTAAAAGAGATAAGAGACGACGGATATAGAGGGCCACTACTGCTTCGCTTTCCGCACCTTATCCAAAAGCAGATCGAGCAGATCCACGCAAGCTTTGCAAAAGCAAAGAAAGAATTTGCCTACAAAGGCAGCTTTAATGCCGTTTTTCCACTTAAAGTCAATCAATATCCTGGCTTTGTAAAAAATTTAGTGCGCCTTGGCAAACCCTACAACTACGGCCTTGAAGCTGGCAGTAAGGCTGAGCTACTTTTAACTATGGCTTACAATAACGAAAAAGCTCCCATAACCGTAAATGGCTTTAAAGATAAAGAGATGATAAATATAGGCTTTATCGCCGCTGAAATGGGGCACAACATCACGCTAACGATTGAGGGCTTAAACGAGCTTGAAGCGATAATCGCCATCGCAAAAGAGCGCTTTAAACCAAAACCAAAGATCGGACTTAGGGTAAGACTGCACTCGACAGGATCGGGACTCTGGGCAAAAAGTGGTGGCATACACTCTAAATTTGGACTAACATCAACTGAACTGATAGAAGCTGTAAAGATGCTAAAAAAGGCAAATTTGCTTGAAAATTTCACGATGATACACTTTCACATCGGCTCTCAAATAAGCGAGATCCACCCTCTTAAAAAGGCACTCATCGAGGCTGGCAACATCTACGCTGAGCTTAGAAAAATGGGTGCCTCAAATTTAAAAGCGATAAATTTGGGCGGCGGTCTAGCGATTGAATACTCGCAGTTTAAAGAGGAGAGCAGCAGAAACTATACGCTAAATGAATACGCAAACGACGTTGTTTATATGCTTAAAACCATAAGTGAGCAAAAAAAGGAGATCGAACCAGATATTTTTATAGAGTCAGGTCGCTATATTGCCGCTTCTCACGCGCTTTTGGTCGCTCCTGTGCTTGAGCTATTTTCTCAAGAATACACCGAAGAGAAGCTAAATTTAAAGAAAAATAATCCAAATTTAATAACCGAGCTAGTTGATCTTTATAAATCAATCAAGCCTTCAAACGCCCTAGAGTACCTGCATGACGCCATCCACCACACCGAGAGCATACTCACGCTCTTTGATCTAGGCTATGTCGATCTGCAAGATAGATCAAACGCAGAGGTGCTTTTAAGGCTAATTAGCAAAAAAGCTGTCGTGATGCTTGGCAACAAGAGCAACTCAAGCGATCTAACCAAAATTCAAAAAGAGGTTCAAGAGAGATACTTGCTAAATTTCTCGATCTTTCAAAGCTTGCCAGACTTTTGGGGACTAAAGCAAAATTTCCCTATCATGCCGCTTGACAGGCTTGATGAGCGCCCTACCCTGCCAGCTTCGATCTGGGACATCACCTGCGATAGCGACGGCGAGATCAGCTATGATGACGAGAAAAACCCACTGCTTTTGCACGACGTGGATGTGGAGAAGGAGGATTATTTCTTGGGATTTTTCCTAGTTGGCGCATATCAAGAGGTGATCGGCATGAAGCACAACCTCTTCACTCATCCAACAGAAGCTACGGTAGAGATAACAAGTGATGGCTACAAGGTCACAAATTTACTAGAGAGCCAGTCGATCCTTGATATCATGGAGGACATGGACTACGATATCTATGAGATCCAAGACACTTTAAATGAACGCTTAGAGAAATCAACTCTGATAAACGAAACGCAAAAGAAGCAAATTTTGGGCGAACTTTATCTATTTTTAAATGATAATAGCTACTTAAAGACAATCAACTAAAAAGGACGAAAATGCAACTAGCAAACAGAATGCAAACATTAAGTGAGTCAATCACAATCGCGATCAGCACAAAAGCCAAAGAGATGAAGGCTGCTGGCATCGACGTGATCTCGCTTTCAGCTGGTGAGCCTGACTTTATGACTCCAAAAAAGATAAGAGATGCTGTAAAAAACGCACTTGATAACGATAGCAAAAGCGGCAAATATACGCCGGTACCGGGCCTGCCTGAGGTGATAGACGCCATTAGAGCAAAGCTAAAAAGAGATAACGGACTTGACTATAAAGCAAGCCAAATCGTCACAAACATCGGCGCAAAACACTCACTTTTTAACGTATTTCAAGCGCTTATAAACCCAGGTGATGAAGTCATCATCCCATCTCCATACTGGGTGAGCTACCCTGAGATCGTTAAATTTTGCGGTGGTGTGCCTGTCTTTATCGAGGCAGACGAGAGCACAAATTTCAAAGTCACAGCCGAGCAGCTAAAAAAAGCGATCACACCAAAAACAAAAGTCTTTTCACTAAATCACCCGACAAACCCAACTGGAGCTGTATATACAAAAGAGGAGATCGCGGCATTTGGCGAGGTTGTAAAGGGCACTGACATCATCATCACAAGCGATGAAATTTATGAAAAAGTGATCTACGGCAAAGAATTTCACGCAGTGGCCTCAGTTAGCGAGGATCTTTTCAAAAGAACGGTCACGATAAATGGACTAAGCAAGTGTGGAGCGATGCCTGGCTGGAGATTTGGCTACATAGCAAGCTCAATGGACTGGCTAATCGCTGGCATCAAAAAGCTTCAAAGTCAAAGCACAAGCAACATCAGCTCGATCGTGCAAATAGGCGCTATCCCGTCACTTCTTGGCGAAACTGACGAAGATATCGAAAACATGAGAAAAGAGTATGAAAAAAGACGCGATGTGGCAGTTGAAATGATAAATGCTATCCCTGGATTAAGCGTAGTTAAGCCTGATGGCGCGTTTTATCTATTTGTGAAGTGTAAAGAAGTAGACGGCAACTCACTT harbors:
- the hisS gene encoding histidine--tRNA ligase, which codes for MITALRGMKDILPARAKLYAQIIKTCEEVAKNYGYEQILTPHLEETALFKRSVGESSDIVGKEMYQFEDKGGNDVCLRPEGTAGVVRAFIEAKLDRANVTKRCFYHGSMFRYERPQKGRLREFHQFGCECFGEGSVYEDASIILMVSEIFNRLNIKTTLKINSLGDESSMKSYKAKLVKFLDKNDDKICEDCKRRKLLNPIRVLDCKVESCQEIYKNAPVITDSLSDEALADFEKLQEILTANGVKFEIDTKLVRGLDYYCKTAFEFISNEIGSQSAVAGGGRYDRLVEYLGGRASYGVGFAMGVERIMEILGEAEDERDGVYLCALDAANVDFIYNLGSKLRKKYQVEISYEAKKLQKHLQNADNKNVKIFLCVGENEMKKNKIWYKNLENKDEKTINLDELEKELG
- the flgA gene encoding flagellar basal body P-ring formation chaperone FlgA; translation: MYCVINDQISLSTFGFDGEDNEILNLEGKRAAKIDSKKLYEILTANFKTYNDKSGGSVAFVKNCSIMDEIQMRFLRSISDEYPGISISDLSISPQNKLPVNFKELVLKNIFLGDQNSQKGTFRASFEDVDLSLKSIYFKFSFNAKMPAFIAINSMNTNHILSLLDYQPTMIEFGKWPKDALSNSNSLALITKVQIKSGEILTKRQFNAINLVKKGQMLNAVLSEDGVKIIAEVKALEDGNLGDMIKIRTKDNKILQATVSGKDEAVIR
- the coaD gene encoding pantetheine-phosphate adenylyltransferase; translation: MKKSCIYPGTFDPITNGHLDVIIRATKIFDKVIVAVAKSDSKQPMFAHEKRIEMAKEAVCELKNVSVLGFDNLLVDFAKSHGINTVIRGLRAVSDFEYELQIGYANAALWDEFETVYLMPSLNNAFISSSIVRSVLRHDGDVSNLVPAKILKNLKA
- the tmk gene encoding dTMP kinase — encoded protein: MYVLFEGIDGVGKSTQIEILASKFSDAIVTKEPGGTQLGENLREILLSSSIKIGKRAEILLFLADRAEHFEKLVAPNLSRLILSDRGFISGIAYALANDENLDESVLLELNKFALNDKFADKIIFFEASHELISSRLKSRGTSDKIEARGLEYLLKVQSLMKQILIKNGFETLFVDASKSIELISKEIENFINFK
- a CDS encoding pyridoxal phosphate-dependent aminotransferase — protein: MQLANRMQTLSESITIAISTKAKEMKAAGIDVISLSAGEPDFMTPKKIRDAVKNALDNDSKSGKYTPVPGLPEVIDAIRAKLKRDNGLDYKASQIVTNIGAKHSLFNVFQALINPGDEVIIPSPYWVSYPEIVKFCGGVPVFIEADESTNFKVTAEQLKKAITPKTKVFSLNHPTNPTGAVYTKEEIAAFGEVVKGTDIIITSDEIYEKVIYGKEFHAVASVSEDLFKRTVTINGLSKCGAMPGWRFGYIASSMDWLIAGIKKLQSQSTSNISSIVQIGAIPSLLGETDEDIENMRKEYEKRRDVAVEMINAIPGLSVVKPDGAFYLFVKCKEVDGNSLRFCQRMLEEANVATVPGVGFGMEGYFRISFATDIESIKKAIERIANFVKSYKI
- a CDS encoding UbiX family flavin prenyltransferase; its protein translation is MKKIVFAATGASGAGLFLKLVNAAKYSCEAHVIVSKNAMKVLEAEENLRLNLDDLGVKIYDDQDLSAGPASGSFGTDAMIIAPCSTNTLAKVANGISDTLITRAASVALKERQRLVLGVREMPFSAIALSQMQLLSSLGAIIAPPVLGYYTGIKSLLDMENFIIGKWLDALKIENNLYKRWQI
- the speA gene encoding biosynthetic arginine decarboxylase yields the protein MNDFGLSIWGNSNFVIEDGKVCINAASKPAIIDIVKEIRDDGYRGPLLLRFPHLIQKQIEQIHASFAKAKKEFAYKGSFNAVFPLKVNQYPGFVKNLVRLGKPYNYGLEAGSKAELLLTMAYNNEKAPITVNGFKDKEMINIGFIAAEMGHNITLTIEGLNELEAIIAIAKERFKPKPKIGLRVRLHSTGSGLWAKSGGIHSKFGLTSTELIEAVKMLKKANLLENFTMIHFHIGSQISEIHPLKKALIEAGNIYAELRKMGASNLKAINLGGGLAIEYSQFKEESSRNYTLNEYANDVVYMLKTISEQKKEIEPDIFIESGRYIAASHALLVAPVLELFSQEYTEEKLNLKKNNPNLITELVDLYKSIKPSNALEYLHDAIHHTESILTLFDLGYVDLQDRSNAEVLLRLISKKAVVMLGNKSNSSDLTKIQKEVQERYLLNFSIFQSLPDFWGLKQNFPIMPLDRLDERPTLPASIWDITCDSDGEISYDDEKNPLLLHDVDVEKEDYFLGFFLVGAYQEVIGMKHNLFTHPTEATVEITSDGYKVTNLLESQSILDIMEDMDYDIYEIQDTLNERLEKSTLINETQKKQILGELYLFLNDNSYLKTIN